The Lepidochelys kempii isolate rLepKem1 chromosome 2, rLepKem1.hap2, whole genome shotgun sequence genomic interval GACTCTGCTCTTTATTGGACATACTATGAAATCCTGACtccgttgaaatcaatggcaaaactcccattgttttcaatggggcCTAGATTTCACCCATCATATCTATTTTACAGTAGCATACACACTTACGCAGCTGCATAGATAACCGATAAGACAGAACTTGAACAGCTCCTATGTCAAAGACATCAGTTTTCATTTTGGTTAGTCCTGTGAAAAGCTCTGTCATGCAGCTGAGGCCACAAATATAATACATGcctttaaattattaaaaattggATAGGAAATCAGTATGATCCTAAATGTTTCTTTTAATTCTACAATCAGCTGCTTTGTCACTGAGAAAGTAAATATACAAAATAGTAGTGACAGGGTCTGATCCTCCACTGTCTTGAACATCATCtagttatttacaccagtgcaaagtgagtgtaaagaACAATCCAATCACATTTCTCTACACATCTACTAGTAGCATCTTATAATCACTTTGCATAGGTGCAAAAACTACATAATGTTCAAGACTTCAGAGAATAAAGTCCACAATATTTGGAGCAGCAggtctcaaactgtggggtgggaccccaaagtggggtGTGACCCCGttttaatagggttgccaggGCTTGTGTTAGACTTGTGGTGCTCGGAGCAgtctgaagctgaagcccgagccccacagcggagctcaggctttggttcTGAATGGtgaggctcaggttacaggcctcctgcCCTGGACTGAAGCCCTTGGCCCCCTGCCTTGAATGGCAGGGCTTgagcttgggctttggcccccctgccagggctgccagccttgggcgggctcaggcttccgTCTCCCCTCCTAGGGTcacgtagtaatttttgttgtcagaaggaggtcacggtgcaatgaagtttgagaacccctgatttggGGGATCTAAACGGAGAGAGCAATATGGTAAACTGTTGTTGGATGTGCTTTGACAATTAAGTATGTTTAATTACAGAACTGTATCAACAAATACACAAATAAGAACCAGGTTAACTTCAGCTCCAGCAGAAATCACTGTTCATGGAAAATGTAATATTGGCGAAGGGAGCTAAAATTGGGAGGTAAGCAAGtagggcttgattctgttctcatttacattgatttcacaccagtgtaacaccattgacttcaatagggttaCTCTTGATTTACTGCAGTGTAAGTGAGCTCAGCGTCACAGACTATCAGTCCACAATGTTTGCTGTGTTTATCGTTCTCAGTCATTAAGATAATATTTTAAACCATGGAGAATGAAAGTAAATTAAAGAGATGGTATTGTTCTTTTAACTTTGATAACAGAGCAAATAACTTCTCTCAtcttctcatagaatcatagaacatcaggggttggaagggacctcaggaggtcatctagtccaaccccctgctcaaagcaggaccaatccccaatttttgccccgatccctaaatggccccctcaaggattgaactcacaaccctgggtttagcaggccaatgctcaaaccactgaactatccctccccccccccctgagctatccctccccccaaaaataattGGGAGTTAGAACCTCCTGAAAATTCTGACTGGGTACATTACAAGTCATATAAGAATCTTATGAGACCTCAGGTAGAATAATGTGCTCCAGCTGAGTGGTAGGATAGCTATTTAATCAGTTTCTGCATAGTCCCACTTTTTGGAGTGGCCTAATATCGAAATGTGGTCTAGAATAACAGTGTACCTTTAACCAGCTGTCAGAGAAATCAAACTCGTAGATTCTGCAGAAATACGATTTGATGGCCAAGCCACACGCTTTGGCACCGCTTACAATAGTACAGTcagtctacttttttttttttacttgtaggCAAAAGGTATTATCCTCATCCACTTGATATTAAGTTATGTTTTAAACCCAAATAGTAAAATATGGGGCCGGAGCTAAGGCAACTCAAGGGCaacattaataattttaaaaataaaagacgGGGAAAGACACCAGATAACACTGCAGACATGTCAGACAGTtgtaatacatacatacatggcACACACTTGCAGAAATTTCTTCCTGTGTCAGCCACCTATTTATTAGAGATATTACATTCAGATAAATTGAACAGGAAAACCCTACAAATATGTAAATCCctgccacagacacacacattttcaaaacattatgTATACTCTAAAAACCATatcgtttttttttttctggggtggtggtggtgttgcacATTTCTCACAGTTGCCTCTGTTTGGATACTGAAGTTTATGGATTAGTTATATCATGTGATTTACCTATGGTGTAGATGCCAGCTCCTCTGACTACACATGCTTTACCACAAGCATTAAAAGAAGTAATTTAGTAATATCCCTTTCTAAGAAAGATGAAAATCTTGTAACGCTAATTATTAGTAATGGATTATTGAAAAGACTAAAACATTTCCTTTAACCATTGAGTACCTAACCCTGTAATCTCATATACTTGAAAAACTATACTCTGCTACATCTTTTCTTCTTGTACATATGTATTATTACACACTTCCTTAGTGTGAAGAAAAGTGTTACATTTTAATTGTCACCTTTTTTCTGTCTTTAATAGGAATGAAACTGTAGAAGTGATTTGAATCTTCTTCACAAACTGGGCTAATCCAATTTCAAATCACCTAAGGTGGCAACAAATCCACTTTATGCTTTCCTTGTCCTATCTCCATCTTGCATTACATGGAGTCACTTTCAGACCCTTGTTAGGCAGTGCACTTGGTCTTTACATTACTTGCACCTTTCCCCTTTATGCTGCACTAACCTTGCATATAGTCCCAAAACTATGCTTGCACTGATACatatttccatttcatttttgGCTCTGCTGGGCATAGGAGAACTGAGCCTTAGTTATGTTCTCAACTCGCATTATTTATACACTTGGACATTAACCACTTCTTTTTATTTTGGTGGTCTTCCACGAGTTCAAAAAACTGACTAAAAACCAACCCAATTTTATAGGATCTGATTCTGTTTGAAACTCTGCTGGTAAATCATTAGTAACgaccaaagtcaatggagctccatGCGGTGTAAGAGCCTGAGCCTTTGAGTTGCAGATTGTCATCAACTCTAataagtgaagtcagtgggagttcagcATCTTGCGGGACTGAGCTCTAAATGAAATAATTTATTAGGCCCACAGCATTTCCTGACACTATTCACACTGTGAATTTGGGAACCAGAAAGCAGATACACATATCTATAATTTTTCTTAAATCTGTATTATTTGTAAATTAGAGGGCCTATCTCCCAATGGAAGAGAAAAGTCTGTCGTGCAGCTAAAGGAACTAAGGGAGGTTCTCTTGTGTATCTACAGAAGGTGAGCATCCATAAGGTTGGTCAGGTGTCTTACTGGGGGAACTCATGGGGTTAATGTGTTTTATAAAGGTGGAAATGCACACGGCGAGTGAAGGTGTAATGGGGCATGGTTAGAGCAATTCATAGGAGGACTTTGAATAAGTGAAGGGAAGTCCAAAGGAGTTGGGCATTTCAGTAAGGAGTGCACATGGAAATAAGCTGCTCATGAGGGAGTGAACATGCATGGTTGTGTCTTGGGGTGGAATCTCAAGGGGACCTGCAAGAATAAGGAGAAGTGCATGCACAGTGGGTATATGGGAGGAAAATGTACGCAAGAGATATTTCTACTAAGACAAGATGACATCTGGACTCTCGCTACCCCAGGATGCTACTGTCTTTTAAGTGGAGAAAGGGAAGTCAGTAACCAATTATCTCTGACAAAGATTTCTGCTTCAGCAAAGGCTTGTGGAACCTATGGTATCTTGTCTTGTTCTTATAATAAACAACAAAGAGACTTAATTCACTAACAGACATAACACACGACAAAACAGAACATAATATGGGCTTTGCCTGGGAGAATGCCTAATGTTCCAATGTcttccaagggcctgatcctgctgttcTGACTCTTGACTAATCCAGCTGAAGACAAGTGCTACTTATTTGAATAAGGGCAGCAGCATCAGGTTAGgtaattttgctttttttcctatAGTTTAACCTTCAAAAATTGACatgtacattttatttccatTCGGTGGTATAATGAACAAGTAGAATGAAGCACAATAAATatcaaagcaaaattaaaaaacaaaataaatggacCATAAAATTGTGGCCACTACTTCTGTTTAGTGtgatgaataaaataaaataataataaatagtaatacaATAGAGAAGATAAATTATGCTACAAACATGGCAGTGCCTTATTTCTTATTTCACTATATTTGTTATCAAGAAGACATGCAGTCCAGAAACTCATGGCATACACATTGGCAAAAGCCATAAACCATAAGAATAACAAGGCTCGAAGGAACAAGGCTGACGAAGACGACCCCCAGGGTGACTTTCTTAGATACCAGTAAGTAGATCCCTAAAGGCAAGGAACTAAAGTATAGCAAACCTAGCAACCAAATTAGCACTCGAATTGAGGTCTGGAAGAGCAAGGATGTACAGTTCCACACTGTCCAGTTGTGGGATACAGTTGCAACAGACTCAAAACTCGTGGGCCTGTAGAATTCCACCACCGGGGTAGAGTTCAGAGTCTGTGGGCTTTCTCTCTGCACTTCCATGATGGTTATAACCAGGCAGTTGGAGGAAGCGTGAGAAGGGCTAACAAGAGATGCCAGCCTTTTGGGAGTTAGCAACAGTTCTGTAGGATTATCTGGCAGGCacttcttcccctttcccccacaagCCAAATTCACAAGGATGTTGTTGTCATCAGGAAGACTACTAACCTCATCATCAGGCAGGCATGTCTCAAACCTACAGAATGGGCACACTATGACTCCCTGAGGAGAGTCCCCAAAGTCTATGATCTTGCAAAGGCATTTGGCACATACTCTGTGACAACACTCCAGCACTTTTGGTTTCCTCTGTCTCTGATTATAGCGGTTGTAACAAATCTTGCACTCAAGCTCATCTGAGCCCTGGGACTCCACAGGATCCTCTGGTAGTTGACTGATCATTTCTTCTTATGGTCTGTAGACTTGTGATGATGGGAGTCAAAAATAAATGCTTCACTAAGGATGCTATTAGGGCACCTCTCAGATTATCATACC includes:
- the RNF182 gene encoding E3 ubiquitin-protein ligase RNF182, translating into MISQLPEDPVESQGSDELECKICYNRYNQRQRKPKVLECCHRVCAKCLCKIIDFGDSPQGVIVCPFCRFETCLPDDEVSSLPDDNNILVNLACGGKGKKCLPDNPTELLLTPKRLASLVSPSHASSNCLVITIMEVQRESPQTLNSTPVVEFYRPTSFESVATVSHNWTVWNCTSLLFQTSIRVLIWLLGLLYFSSLPLGIYLLVSKKVTLGVVFVSLVPSSLVILMVYGFCQCVCHEFLDCMSS